The following proteins are co-located in the Deinococcus metallilatus genome:
- the def gene encoding peptide deformylase — MAEAPRVYPIRLYGDPVLRRKARPVQPTDTLTVPGFSPQSVREVAHTMLETMFEARGVGLAAPQVGLPVRLFVAVEYEDDEEENEGQEAPLKSRVLREFVMLNPVLTVTDKKKDRSYQEGCLSIPGIYEEGVARARAVQVRYTDLDGQERTLEADDYLARVFQHETDHLDGVFFLDRLPPAVTEDHRKELAAMQRQAKAYLQGLAEAEKLRREREA, encoded by the coding sequence ATGGCCGAGGCCCCCCGCGTTTACCCCATCCGCCTGTACGGCGACCCGGTGCTGCGCCGCAAGGCGAGGCCGGTGCAGCCGACCGACACCCTGACCGTCCCCGGCTTCTCCCCGCAGTCGGTGCGCGAGGTCGCCCACACCATGCTGGAGACGATGTTCGAGGCGCGCGGCGTCGGCCTGGCCGCGCCCCAGGTGGGCCTGCCGGTGCGGCTGTTCGTCGCCGTGGAGTACGAGGACGACGAGGAGGAGAATGAGGGGCAGGAGGCACCCCTGAAGTCCCGCGTCCTGCGCGAATTCGTGATGCTGAACCCGGTCCTGACCGTCACCGACAAGAAAAAGGACCGTTCCTACCAGGAAGGTTGCCTCAGCATCCCCGGCATCTATGAGGAAGGCGTAGCCCGTGCTCGCGCCGTGCAGGTGCGTTACACCGATCTGGACGGGCAGGAGCGGACACTGGAGGCAGACGATTATCTGGCCCGCGTCTTCCAGCACGAGACGGATCACCTCGACGGCGTCTTCTTCCTCGACCGCCTGCCCCCGGCCGTGACCGAGGACCACCGCAAGGAGCTGGCCGCGATGCAGCGCCAGGCCAAGGCGTACCTGCAAGGGCTGGCCGAGGCCGAGAAACTGCGGCGGGAGCGGGAGGCTTGA
- the fmt gene encoding methionyl-tRNA formyltransferase, which yields MSAPTAPRVAFFGSPAFALPVLEAIREQFEVVLVVAQPDKPVGRGLKLTPPPIAARTAGLGLPLAQPKKLRGNAAFETQLRESGADVAVTCAYGKILPAALLTVPRFGFLNTHTSLLPAYRGAAPIQWALIRGETVTGTTIMQTDAGMDTGPILLQEELPIAPEWTSIELAEALSTQAARLIVEALSRLPDLTPVPQDESKATHAPLLVKEDGFVRWQDSAQAVVNRFRGVAAWPQTTAFLNGARLKLSGLSVTEGQGQPGEVLRVDGEGLTVACGGGAVRVQTVQPEARKSQAASVWAQGAGVGPGTQFDLWPEAEDKKG from the coding sequence TTGAGCGCCCCCACCGCGCCGCGCGTGGCCTTTTTCGGCTCGCCCGCCTTCGCGCTGCCCGTGCTGGAAGCCATCCGTGAGCAGTTCGAGGTGGTGCTGGTGGTCGCACAACCCGACAAACCGGTGGGCCGGGGCCTCAAGCTCACGCCGCCGCCCATTGCCGCCCGCACCGCCGGGCTGGGCCTCCCCCTCGCGCAGCCCAAGAAGTTGCGGGGAAACGCGGCCTTCGAGACGCAGTTGCGGGAGAGCGGCGCAGATGTGGCGGTCACCTGCGCCTACGGCAAGATTCTGCCCGCCGCGCTGCTCACCGTCCCCCGCTTCGGCTTCCTGAACACCCACACCAGCCTCCTCCCCGCCTACCGGGGCGCGGCGCCGATCCAGTGGGCCTTGATCCGGGGCGAGACGGTCACCGGCACGACCATCATGCAGACGGACGCGGGCATGGACACCGGGCCGATCCTGCTTCAGGAGGAACTGCCCATCGCGCCCGAGTGGACCAGCATCGAACTGGCCGAGGCCCTGAGCACCCAGGCCGCGCGGCTGATCGTGGAGGCCCTGTCGCGCCTGCCTGATCTGACGCCGGTTCCGCAGGACGAATCAAAAGCCACCCACGCTCCCCTGCTGGTGAAGGAGGACGGCTTCGTCCGCTGGCAGGACAGCGCGCAGGCCGTGGTGAACCGTTTCCGGGGTGTGGCGGCCTGGCCGCAGACGACCGCATTTCTCAATGGAGCGAGGCTGAAGCTGAGTGGCCTGAGCGTCACGGAAGGCCAGGGCCAGCCGGGCGAGGTGCTGCGCGTGGACGGAGAGGGGCTGACCGTCGCGTGCGGCGGGGGGGCGGTGCGGGTGCAGACGGTCCAGCCGGAAGCACGCAAGTCGCAGGCCGCGTCGGTCTGGGCACAGGGGGCGGGGGTCGGGCCGGGCACCCAGTTTGACCTGTGGCCCGAGGCGGAGGACAAGAAAGGCTGA
- a CDS encoding endonuclease III domain-containing protein: MTEVPELNVARPAVERAELLTWMFGRLRAEYGEKHLVPRREPMHELISTILSQRTTQQDEEIAYQELRQLGDWDAIIEAPTEVVAHAIRRSNYPESKAPRIQATLRAIREQRGGYDLDFLADLPVGDALKWLTDLPGVGVKTASLVLLFNYARPVFPVDTHVHRVTTRVGVIPRMGEQAAHRALLKLLPPDPPFLFELHLNLLRHGQKVCTWARPKCPVCVLRERCDAFAIYGNDVPSFGEKK, translated from the coding sequence GTGACTGAGGTGCCCGAGCTGAACGTGGCCCGCCCCGCTGTGGAGCGGGCCGAACTGCTCACGTGGATGTTCGGGCGCCTGCGGGCCGAGTACGGCGAGAAACACCTCGTTCCCCGCCGGGAGCCGATGCACGAACTCATCAGCACCATCCTCTCGCAGCGCACCACCCAGCAGGACGAGGAGATCGCCTACCAGGAATTGCGGCAACTGGGCGACTGGGACGCGATCATCGAGGCCCCCACCGAGGTGGTCGCCCACGCGATCAGGCGCAGCAACTACCCGGAAAGCAAGGCGCCACGCATCCAGGCCACCCTGCGCGCGATCCGCGAGCAGCGGGGTGGGTACGACCTCGATTTTCTGGCGGACCTGCCCGTGGGGGACGCGCTGAAGTGGCTCACCGACCTGCCGGGCGTGGGCGTGAAGACCGCCTCGCTGGTGCTGCTCTTCAACTATGCCCGCCCGGTCTTCCCGGTGGACACGCACGTTCACCGCGTCACCACCCGCGTCGGCGTGATTCCGCGGATGGGCGAGCAGGCCGCGCACCGGGCACTGCTGAAACTGCTGCCACCCGACCCGCCCTTCCTGTTCGAACTGCACCTCAACCTGCTGCGGCATGGGCAGAAGGTCTGCACCTGGGCACGCCCGAAGTGCCCGGTATGCGTGCTCCGCGAACGCTGCGACGCCTTTGCGATCTACGGGAACGACGTGCCGAGTTTCGGGGAGAAGAAATAG
- a CDS encoding uracil-DNA glycosylase, translating to MAQVFASHVAPLNRWVELERAESGRWIPYFDPADGGMAAQVLLLLESPGPVVSRTRFVSMDNPDGTAENLRCLLHLSGLRRRDVLMWNAVPWQMSEGGVVTPRPAQYAEAAPLTRQLLSRLPSLQTVVLVGRHAERAWPLVGSPLSTLACPHPSPQNFVSRREAAAQALGTLVEARRMISVKENRAAPVSAG from the coding sequence ATGGCTCAGGTCTTCGCCTCCCACGTCGCCCCGCTTAACCGCTGGGTCGAACTGGAGCGCGCGGAAAGCGGACGCTGGATACCCTATTTCGATCCGGCAGACGGCGGCATGGCGGCGCAGGTGCTGCTGCTGCTCGAATCCCCCGGCCCGGTCGTGAGCCGCACCCGGTTCGTCTCGATGGACAACCCCGACGGGACGGCGGAAAACCTGCGCTGCCTGCTGCACCTCTCGGGCCTGAGGCGCCGCGACGTGCTGATGTGGAACGCCGTCCCCTGGCAGATGAGCGAGGGCGGCGTCGTGACCCCCCGGCCCGCGCAGTATGCCGAGGCGGCGCCCCTCACCCGGCAGCTCCTCTCCCGGCTACCCAGCCTCCAGACCGTCGTGCTGGTGGGGCGACACGCCGAGCGCGCCTGGCCGCTGGTCGGCTCACCGCTGTCCACCCTTGCCTGCCCGCACCCCAGCCCGCAGAACTTCGTCTCCCGGCGGGAGGCGGCGGCGCAGGCGCTGGGAACACTGGTCGAGGCCCGGAGGATGATCTCCGTCAAGGAGAACAGGGCTGCTCCCGTCTCTGCGGGGTAG
- the fumC gene encoding class II fumarate hydratase, with product MTQTTQGQTRTESDTMGQVQVPANRYWGAQTERSIHNFPIGRDTFVWGRPVIRALGILKKGAAQANAELGELPQDIADLIVRAADEVIAGKLDEHFPLVVFQTGSGTQSNMNANEVISNRAIELAGGEMGSKKPVHPNDHVNRGQSSNDTFPTAMHIAVVLELNERLYGSVGKLRGTLAQKAEQYKDLVKVGRTHLQDATPITLGQEIGGWVAQIDFALSEVKHAEQGLYDLAIGGTAVGTGLNAHPQFGDLAAQKYEAETGFPFRSAENKFAALSAHDALVQVSAALRTLAGALMKMANDVRWLASGPRNGIGEITIPENEPGSSIMPGKVNPTQSEAMTMVTTRVFGNDATVAFAGTQGNFQLNVFKPVMVHAVLESIRLISDACLAFNDNAATGIQPNEARIRENLDKNLMQVTALNRHIGYDKAAAIAKKAHKEGTSLKEAALGLGYVTPEEFDAWVVPLEMTRS from the coding sequence ATGACGCAGACCACGCAGGGGCAGACCCGCACCGAGTCCGACACGATGGGCCAGGTCCAGGTGCCCGCCAACCGCTACTGGGGCGCGCAGACCGAACGCTCGATTCACAACTTCCCGATTGGCCGCGACACCTTCGTGTGGGGCCGCCCGGTGATCCGCGCCCTCGGCATCCTGAAAAAAGGCGCGGCGCAGGCGAATGCCGAACTGGGCGAACTGCCGCAGGACATCGCCGACCTGATCGTGCGGGCCGCCGACGAGGTGATCGCCGGAAAGCTGGACGAGCATTTCCCCCTGGTCGTGTTCCAGACCGGCTCGGGCACCCAGAGCAACATGAACGCCAACGAGGTGATCTCCAACCGCGCGATTGAACTCGCGGGCGGCGAGATGGGCTCCAAGAAGCCCGTCCACCCCAACGACCACGTGAACCGCGGCCAGAGCAGCAACGACACCTTCCCGACCGCCATGCACATCGCCGTCGTGCTGGAGCTGAACGAGCGGCTGTACGGCAGCGTGGGCAAGCTGCGGGGCACGCTGGCGCAGAAGGCCGAGCAGTACAAGGACCTGGTGAAGGTGGGCCGCACGCACCTGCAAGACGCCACGCCGATCACGCTGGGGCAGGAAATCGGGGGCTGGGTCGCGCAGATCGACTTTGCGCTCTCGGAAGTCAAGCACGCCGAGCAGGGCCTCTACGACCTCGCCATCGGCGGCACGGCGGTCGGGACCGGCCTGAACGCGCACCCGCAGTTCGGGGACCTCGCCGCGCAGAAGTACGAGGCCGAAACCGGCTTCCCCTTCCGCAGCGCCGAGAACAAGTTCGCCGCCCTCAGCGCCCACGACGCGCTGGTGCAGGTTTCCGCCGCCCTGCGAACCCTGGCGGGCGCCCTGATGAAGATGGCGAACGACGTGCGCTGGCTGGCCTCCGGCCCCCGCAACGGCATCGGGGAGATCACCATTCCCGAGAACGAACCCGGCTCCAGCATCATGCCCGGCAAGGTGAACCCGACCCAGTCGGAGGCCATGACGATGGTCACCACGCGCGTCTTCGGCAACGACGCGACGGTCGCCTTCGCCGGAACGCAGGGCAACTTCCAGCTCAACGTCTTCAAGCCGGTGATGGTCCACGCCGTGCTGGAAAGTATCCGCCTGATCAGCGACGCCTGCCTCGCCTTCAACGACAACGCCGCTACCGGCATCCAGCCCAACGAGGCCCGCATCCGGGAAAACCTCGACAAGAACCTGATGCAGGTGACGGCGCTGAACCGCCACATCGGCTACGACAAGGCCGCCGCCATCGCCAAAAAGGCCCACAAGGAAGGCACCAGCCTGAAGGAAGCGGCGCTGGGGCTGGGGTACGTTACGCCTGAAGAGTTCGACGCCTGGGTCGTGCCGCTGGAGATGACGCGGAGCTGA
- a CDS encoding MFS transporter, with amino-acid sequence MPAKLWNRDFILWLLGSAQSQLGSALASIALSFLVLHQTGSAGRMAQTLALSLAPFVLMPLAGALVDRVSLKVPLIAANIARGLLQLTVGGLALAWSEVPLWVVNGAALLAGLATIFANPASSAAVPGLVPERELARANGLLGSVNQGLWLLGTLAGGWIVSRWSPALAIVLDGVGFLIFAALLTGVRLPPRPPAQAASGVLADVRAGLRLMRRSKVLSFVPVIGFVLNAALAPVMVVLPKLMETLGAGARGYGVYLALESAGMLLAGALIAVLGQRLPPRVGTTAGFVVVTLAYAGMGWAPVFPVLLACALVLGFGLSLLNTPLTTLMQQMVPAAYLGRVFAVLGAASSLGMPLALAAVSPLVDRLPVTLWFALCAGMMALGTLAWVGVVRAERGTAALDVPQEGAAAD; translated from the coding sequence ATGCCCGCGAAGCTCTGGAACCGTGACTTCATCCTGTGGCTGCTCGGCTCGGCGCAGTCGCAACTCGGCTCGGCGCTGGCGTCTATCGCGCTGAGTTTCCTGGTGCTGCACCAGACCGGCTCGGCGGGCCGCATGGCGCAGACGCTGGCGCTGAGCCTGGCGCCCTTCGTGCTGATGCCGCTCGCGGGGGCGCTGGTGGACCGCGTGAGCCTGAAGGTGCCGCTGATCGCTGCCAACATCGCGCGCGGGCTGCTGCAACTCACCGTGGGCGGATTGGCGCTGGCCTGGAGTGAGGTGCCGCTCTGGGTGGTGAACGGGGCGGCGCTGCTGGCCGGGCTGGCGACCATCTTTGCCAATCCCGCCAGCAGTGCCGCCGTGCCGGGGCTGGTGCCTGAGCGCGAGCTGGCGCGGGCGAACGGCCTGCTGGGCAGCGTCAATCAGGGTCTGTGGCTGCTCGGCACGCTGGCGGGCGGCTGGATCGTCTCGCGCTGGTCCCCGGCGCTGGCCATCGTGCTGGACGGCGTGGGCTTTCTGATCTTCGCGGCGTTGCTGACCGGAGTGCGGTTGCCGCCGCGTCCTCCCGCTCAGGCCGCTTCGGGCGTGCTGGCCGACGTGCGGGCGGGCTTGCGGCTGATGCGGCGCTCGAAGGTGCTGAGCTTCGTGCCCGTCATCGGCTTCGTGCTGAATGCCGCGCTGGCCCCGGTGATGGTGGTCCTGCCCAAGCTGATGGAGACGCTGGGGGCGGGGGCGCGGGGCTACGGCGTCTATCTCGCGCTGGAAAGTGCGGGGATGCTGCTCGCCGGGGCGCTGATCGCCGTGCTGGGACAGCGGTTGCCGCCACGTGTGGGCACGACCGCCGGTTTCGTCGTCGTGACGCTGGCCTACGCAGGCATGGGGTGGGCGCCCGTCTTTCCAGTCCTGCTCGCCTGCGCGCTGGTCCTCGGCTTCGGCCTGAGCCTGCTGAACACGCCGCTGACGACCCTAATGCAGCAGATGGTTCCCGCCGCCTACCTGGGCCGGGTCTTCGCGGTGCTGGGGGCCGCCTCGTCGCTGGGGATGCCGCTGGCGCTGGCCGCCGTGTCGCCGCTGGTGGACCGCTTACCCGTGACGCTGTGGTTTGCCCTCTGCGCCGGGATGATGGCGCTGGGGACGCTGGCCTGGGTGGGCGTGGTGCGCGCGGAACGGGGGACGGCAGCGCTGGACGTTCCCCAGGAAGGGGCGGCCGCCGATTAA
- a CDS encoding winged helix-turn-helix domain-containing protein, which yields MTGHQVANAAQAALLLDVTLRPLLGFLMHAPRSASEVAAHLDVNLQRAHYLLGKLVRAGVAEVVSVQPRAGRAVKWYRVAPRWFISFEVTGAETLEAFLAAQILPRMARFVQLSTNLLREHQPIWGYWLEQGPETSNLRMGDLGGTADALFVGDEPFLLNIGNNRLSRERAAELKRRLIALLEEFSDPETAGAPEYTIGLMLVRGGVD from the coding sequence ATGACCGGGCATCAAGTGGCGAACGCGGCCCAGGCGGCCCTGCTGCTGGACGTGACGCTGCGCCCGCTGCTGGGGTTCCTGATGCACGCGCCGCGCAGCGCGAGTGAGGTGGCCGCACATCTGGACGTGAACTTGCAGCGTGCCCATTACCTGCTGGGCAAGCTGGTGCGGGCGGGCGTGGCGGAGGTCGTCAGCGTGCAGCCCCGCGCGGGGCGGGCGGTCAAGTGGTACCGGGTGGCCCCGCGCTGGTTCATTTCCTTCGAGGTCACGGGCGCGGAGACACTGGAAGCCTTTCTGGCCGCGCAGATCCTGCCGCGTATGGCACGGTTCGTGCAGCTCAGTACGAACCTGCTGCGTGAGCACCAGCCGATCTGGGGCTACTGGCTGGAACAGGGACCTGAGACGAGCAATCTCCGCATGGGCGACCTCGGCGGGACGGCGGATGCCCTCTTTGTCGGAGACGAACCCTTCCTGCTGAATATTGGCAACAACCGCCTCAGCCGCGAGCGGGCCGCCGAACTCAAGCGCCGCCTGATCGCCTTACTGGAGGAGTTCAGCGATCCGGAAACCGCAGGCGCACCCGAGTACACCATCGGCCTGATGCTGGTGCGCGGCGGCGTGGACTGA
- a CDS encoding ABC transporter permease: MYLALRELQHHRFRSLLIGGIVALIAFMVFMLTGLTRGLAHDNAALLIETPATHFVTIRDAEGVFTRSFLTADDVQRIRAIAGKDATSLAQSFASFSNGERQLSAVLVGVEPQSFMTPTATQGQALKADSTGAVVDASFREDGVKLGDTLTLKPSGDTVKVMGFTEGARLNHQPVVFVTLDRWHALNPRTGDTVNTVALKTDAATAARLAQVDGLGVSTRAQTLQALPGYKEEQGSLTMIQVFLVVVAAFVMAVFFYVLTLQKTPQLGLLKAIGASTRTLAGSLVAQMLLLTVLAVAFAGLVTLGAVALLPAGLPFALTTPTLLGASALLVVVAALSSLLSLRSIARVDPLIAIGTAA; this comes from the coding sequence ATGTATCTGGCCCTGCGCGAACTGCAACATCACCGCTTCCGCTCACTGCTGATCGGCGGCATCGTCGCCCTGATCGCCTTCATGGTCTTTATGCTGACCGGCCTGACCCGCGGTCTTGCCCACGACAACGCGGCGCTGCTGATCGAAACCCCCGCCACCCATTTCGTCACCATCAGGGATGCCGAGGGCGTCTTCACCCGCTCCTTCCTGACCGCCGATGACGTGCAGCGCATTCGGGCCATCGCCGGAAAGGACGCCACATCCCTCGCCCAGAGCTTCGCCAGTTTCAGCAACGGCGAGCGGCAACTCAGTGCCGTGCTGGTGGGCGTGGAGCCGCAGAGCTTCATGACGCCCACAGCCACGCAGGGCCAAGCCCTGAAGGCAGACAGCACCGGCGCGGTCGTGGACGCCTCCTTCCGCGAGGACGGCGTGAAGTTGGGGGACACCCTCACCCTCAAGCCCAGTGGCGACACCGTGAAGGTCATGGGCTTTACGGAGGGGGCCCGCCTGAACCACCAGCCGGTCGTCTTTGTCACGCTGGACCGCTGGCACGCGCTGAATCCCCGCACGGGCGACACGGTGAACACCGTCGCGCTGAAGACGGACGCCGCCACCGCCGCCCGCCTCGCCCAAGTGGACGGCCTGGGCGTCTCGACCCGCGCCCAGACCCTCCAGGCCCTCCCCGGCTACAAGGAGGAGCAGGGCAGCCTGACGATGATTCAGGTGTTCCTGGTGGTCGTGGCTGCCTTCGTGATGGCCGTGTTCTTCTACGTGCTGACGCTGCAAAAGACGCCGCAGCTCGGGCTGCTCAAGGCCATCGGGGCGAGTACCCGGACCCTGGCCGGAAGCCTGGTGGCGCAGATGCTGCTGCTGACCGTGCTGGCCGTGGCCTTCGCTGGACTGGTCACGCTGGGGGCCGTGGCGCTGCTGCCCGCCGGGCTGCCCTTCGCGCTGACCACCCCCACCCTGCTCGGTGCCTCTGCCCTGCTGGTCGTGGTCGCGGCCCTCAGCAGCCTGCTGAGCCTGCGGAGCATCGCCCGCGTCGATCCGCTCATTGCGATTGGCACGGCGGCTTGA
- a CDS encoding ABC transporter ATP-binding protein → MTAILETPRPFPQAANSMTPILSLRNVSKTYGDGEGTITALHPATLEVRPGELVAVNGPSGSGKSTFLSIAGALLRPTSGQVVIAGQDVTALPQGALPAFRLEHLGFVLQSSNLIPYLTMREQLTLVPRLAGSNSREAARQADELLRTLGLLDRARHYPDALSGGQRQRVAIARALMNDPALILADEPTASLDGTRGREVVRMLAREVHEWGKAAVMVTHDERVLDLCDRVVQIVDGRLSG, encoded by the coding sequence ATGACTGCGATTCTTGAAACGCCCCGCCCCTTCCCACAGGCCGCCAACTCCATGACCCCCATCCTGTCCCTGCGGAACGTCAGCAAGACCTATGGCGACGGCGAGGGCACCATCACCGCCCTGCACCCCGCCACGCTCGAGGTCCGGCCCGGCGAACTGGTCGCTGTGAATGGCCCCAGCGGCAGCGGCAAGAGTACGTTCCTGTCCATCGCGGGCGCGTTGCTGCGGCCCACGTCCGGGCAGGTGGTCATCGCGGGACAGGACGTGACGGCGCTACCCCAGGGCGCGCTGCCCGCCTTCCGCCTGGAACACCTCGGCTTCGTGCTCCAGAGCAGCAACCTGATTCCCTACCTGACCATGCGCGAACAGCTCACGCTGGTGCCGCGCCTGGCGGGCAGCAACAGCCGGGAAGCGGCGCGGCAGGCGGACGAGCTGCTGCGAACCCTCGGCCTTCTGGACCGTGCCCGCCATTACCCCGATGCCCTGAGCGGCGGGCAGCGGCAACGGGTGGCCATCGCCCGCGCGCTGATGAACGACCCGGCGCTGATCCTGGCCGACGAACCCACCGCCAGCCTGGACGGGACGCGGGGCCGCGAGGTGGTGCGGATGCTCGCGCGGGAGGTTCACGAATGGGGCAAGGCCGCCGTGATGGTCACCCACGACGAGCGCGTGCTGGACCTGTGCGACCGCGTGGTTCAGATCGTGGATGGCCGCCTGAGCGGTTGA
- a CDS encoding YpdA family putative bacillithiol disulfide reductase, whose translation MSEMYDVAIVGAGPVGLAAAIACKRAGLSYVVLEKGCVVNAIFEYPTYMTFFTTAPELEIGNHPMVTGHDKPDRRDALMYYRLVTQREELNVRLYTEVKRVHAAPAGFTLEVETQDGTPDVVEARRVVVATGYYDNPLHLGIPGEDGENVSHYYTEAHPFMDLNVTVIGAGNSAADAALDLWRGGANVTMVVRAPELKSTIKYWVRPDLENRIKEGSIHAHFNSQVVEIHPEHVLVQRADGTTFELPTHFTFALTGYRPDLSFLAGLDLAQQADECLVLDEHYQSTVPGLFVVGSAGFAGKTNQVFIENGRHHALLAVAEIERQLARTRPAGAPELAPLPSPTA comes from the coding sequence ATGAGTGAGATGTACGACGTGGCGATTGTCGGCGCTGGCCCGGTGGGGCTGGCCGCCGCCATCGCCTGCAAGCGTGCCGGACTGAGTTACGTGGTGCTGGAGAAGGGCTGCGTGGTGAACGCCATCTTCGAGTACCCGACCTACATGACCTTCTTCACCACCGCACCCGAACTGGAAATCGGCAACCACCCGATGGTCACCGGCCACGACAAGCCCGACCGCCGTGACGCGCTGATGTACTACCGCCTGGTGACGCAGCGCGAGGAGCTGAACGTGCGCCTGTATACCGAGGTGAAGCGCGTTCACGCGGCCCCGGCGGGCTTCACGCTGGAGGTCGAGACGCAGGACGGAACGCCGGATGTGGTCGAAGCCCGGCGCGTGGTGGTGGCGACCGGCTACTACGACAATCCCCTTCACCTGGGCATCCCCGGCGAGGACGGCGAGAACGTCAGCCACTACTACACCGAGGCGCATCCCTTCATGGACCTGAACGTGACTGTGATCGGCGCGGGCAACAGCGCCGCCGACGCGGCCCTCGACCTCTGGCGCGGCGGGGCGAACGTCACGATGGTGGTCCGCGCGCCCGAGCTGAAGTCCACCATCAAATACTGGGTGCGGCCCGATCTGGAAAACAGGATCAAGGAAGGCAGCATTCACGCCCACTTCAATTCGCAGGTGGTCGAGATTCACCCCGAGCATGTGCTGGTGCAGCGGGCCGACGGCACGACCTTTGAATTGCCCACCCACTTCACCTTCGCGCTGACCGGGTACCGGCCCGACCTCTCCTTCCTGGCAGGCCTGGACCTAGCGCAGCAGGCCGACGAGTGCCTGGTGCTGGACGAGCATTACCAGAGCACGGTGCCGGGCCTCTTCGTGGTCGGGTCGGCGGGCTTCGCGGGCAAGACCAATCAGGTGTTCATCGAGAACGGGCGGCACCACGCGCTGCTGGCGGTGGCGGAGATCGAGCGGCAGTTGGCCCGGACACGACCGGCAGGGGCGCCCGAGCTGGCGCCTCTCCCCTCCCCTACCGCATGA
- a CDS encoding VanW family protein, with protein MAPSRKSPARKCAALLVSALLGAAFAQVEIPALPPAPTPAPVPTPAPMPAPEPVPAPPLPTPPAPAPETPSPPAPQPTPPAPAPAKPALTAPLLITVQADWPALVDGKKTTVPFTRTLTLPGERVAQLRARGVITESLDADLKKFLAGLPQQPQDARFENLWDGWAVVQHNGLKVDEARTRANVLAALKDPQGVKAAVVVSGQVAPKRTLDFFASRGITAHLGTGETNYYGSSAARVTNIHVGTRNFQDRLVEGQVVSFSQLIGPVTTRRGYVTGLVIAGERTADGVGGGICQVSTTVFRTLYSAGLPIIERQNHSYQVHYYDPQGLDATIYQPHLDLKFANDTGGALWFQADWDDQESRLTISVFGRARDYTVEIGAPNTLSSTPPPPDRILRDASLPAGQRKQVDWAAPGAVVEVTRKFVRNGQTFKQDTLKSSYRPWPNIFLVGTGS; from the coding sequence ATGGCCCCATCCCGCAAGAGTCCCGCCCGCAAGTGTGCGGCCCTGCTGGTAAGTGCGCTGCTCGGCGCGGCGTTCGCGCAGGTGGAGATTCCCGCGCTGCCCCCGGCGCCCACACCTGCGCCGGTCCCTACCCCGGCACCCATGCCCGCCCCCGAGCCGGTGCCTGCGCCGCCCCTGCCAACGCCACCGGCCCCTGCGCCCGAGACTCCCTCACCACCCGCGCCCCAACCCACACCCCCGGCCCCCGCACCGGCCAAGCCTGCTCTCACAGCGCCGCTGCTGATCACGGTGCAGGCGGACTGGCCCGCGCTGGTGGACGGCAAGAAGACGACCGTCCCCTTCACCCGCACGCTGACGCTGCCGGGCGAGCGGGTGGCGCAGCTCCGGGCGCGGGGCGTGATCACGGAGAGCCTGGACGCCGATCTGAAGAAGTTCCTGGCGGGCCTGCCGCAGCAGCCGCAGGACGCGCGGTTCGAGAACCTCTGGGACGGCTGGGCGGTCGTGCAGCACAACGGGCTGAAGGTGGACGAGGCGCGGACGCGCGCCAACGTCCTGGCCGCGCTGAAAGACCCGCAGGGCGTGAAGGCCGCCGTGGTGGTCAGCGGACAGGTCGCGCCGAAGCGCACGCTGGATTTCTTCGCTTCCCGGGGCATCACCGCGCACCTGGGCACCGGCGAGACGAACTACTACGGCAGCAGCGCCGCCCGCGTGACCAATATCCACGTCGGCACCCGCAACTTTCAGGACCGGCTGGTCGAGGGCCAGGTGGTGTCCTTCAGCCAGCTCATCGGTCCGGTCACCACGCGGCGGGGCTACGTGACGGGCCTGGTGATCGCCGGGGAACGCACCGCCGACGGGGTGGGCGGCGGTATCTGCCAGGTCAGCACCACGGTCTTCCGCACGCTCTACAGCGCGGGCCTGCCGATCATCGAGCGCCAGAACCACTCCTATCAGGTGCATTACTACGACCCGCAGGGTCTGGACGCGACCATCTACCAGCCGCACCTGGACCTGAAGTTCGCCAATGATACGGGCGGCGCGCTGTGGTTCCAGGCCGACTGGGACGACCAGGAATCGCGCCTCACCATCAGCGTGTTCGGCCGGGCACGCGACTACACGGTGGAAATCGGGGCGCCGAACACGCTGAGCAGTACGCCCCCCCCACCCGACCGGATCCTCCGGGACGCCAGCCTGCCCGCCGGGCAGCGCAAGCAGGTGGACTGGGCGGCACCCGGGGCCGTCGTCGAGGTCACGCGCAAATTCGTGCGGAACGGTCAGACCTTCAAGCAGGACACCCTGAAGAGCAGTTACCGGCCCTGGCCGAACATCTTCCTGGTCGGTACGGGCAGCTAA